From a single Cytophagales bacterium WSM2-2 genomic region:
- the fjo11 gene encoding permease — protein MSDNNRFTSIVLLAVLSLIWGTSFILIKQGLKVFTPAQVGSLRVAAAVVFLLPVAFQRLKELHSADYWKLFVSGMLAVFIPAFLFSTAQTHLDSSLAGILNTLSPVWTMILGFLFFSQRFRGLAIIGIILSFGGCVVLAMARVGGGFGSFNVYALLIVLACACYGMNLNFLKFKVTHLQPMTIISTSLLLIAPLAYIYLFGFTDFTDRLANTDGAWKAFGYIMILALMSTAVANLLFYKLLKISSPLFASSVTYVMPIVSVMWGVIDGEHLQVGHFAGMVLILGGVFLANRK, from the coding sequence ATGTCAGACAACAACCGTTTTACTTCAATTGTGTTGCTCGCTGTACTTTCCCTGATCTGGGGTACATCGTTTATTCTCATCAAGCAGGGGCTTAAAGTTTTTACTCCCGCACAGGTGGGATCGCTTCGTGTCGCAGCGGCTGTGGTCTTTTTGCTGCCCGTTGCCTTTCAGCGGTTGAAAGAACTTCACTCAGCTGACTACTGGAAGCTTTTTGTTTCCGGGATGTTGGCTGTTTTCATTCCTGCTTTTTTATTTTCCACCGCGCAAACTCATCTGGACAGCTCACTGGCCGGAATTTTAAATACACTCTCCCCGGTGTGGACAATGATCCTCGGTTTTCTTTTTTTTAGTCAGCGCTTTCGCGGATTAGCGATCATCGGGATAATCCTCAGTTTTGGTGGTTGTGTAGTTCTCGCCATGGCACGAGTCGGTGGAGGATTTGGGTCATTTAACGTTTATGCGCTGTTGATAGTCCTGGCTTGCGCTTGTTATGGGATGAATCTTAATTTTCTGAAATTTAAAGTGACTCATCTTCAACCCATGACTATTATAAGTACGTCATTGTTGTTGATCGCTCCCCTCGCTTATATCTACCTGTTTGGATTTACAGACTTTACGGATCGCTTGGCAAATACAGATGGAGCGTGGAAGGCTTTTGGATACATTATGATCCTGGCACTGATGAGCACAGCGGTGGCTAATTTACTTTTCTATAAGCTGTTGAAGATTTCTTCCCCGCTGTTCGCAAGTTCTGTCACTTACGTTATGCCAATCGTATCGGTGATGTGGGGAGTGATCGATGGAGAACATCTGCAAGTTGGACATTTTGCAGGAATGGTTCTCATTCTGGGCGGAGTATTCTTGGCGAACCGAAAGTAA
- a CDS encoding proton glutamate symport protein encodes MKLKNLLLFILAFATLAIILGVVNYYITPVNDLVLVISRWIVWVSLIYYGYLRKSLTTWIIICVLFGCEVGFSFPKVAIQLNVFSGIFLRLIKTIIAPLIFSTLVVGIAAHSNLKQVGRMGVKALLYFEVVTTLALFIGLAAINLTKAGEGAHIEIQQAQEQKAESLLAQKKSHDVVLDIFPENIAKAVAEGQVLQVVVFSIFFAVALAMLSEEKRKPMLQFAEGLSDVMFKFTNIVMYFAPLAAGGALAYSIASFGFDVLKNLIMLVATLYAALFVFILVVLIPIGLIIKLNFKKFIAAITEPVTIAFSTATSESALPKAMENLEKMGIPRKIVSFVLPTGYSFNLDGSTLYLSLASVFVAQMAGVDLSLIDQIKMVFILMLTSKGVAGVRGATFLILVATVADLGIDPHKAFVILGVDAIMDMARTGTNVLGNCLATVVVAKWEGEYKD; translated from the coding sequence GTGAAACTGAAGAATCTTTTACTATTTATTCTGGCATTTGCTACCCTCGCTATTATTCTTGGCGTGGTTAATTATTATATCACTCCGGTCAATGATTTAGTGCTTGTAATCAGTCGCTGGATAGTGTGGGTGTCATTGATTTATTACGGTTACCTGCGAAAATCGTTGACTACATGGATTATCATCTGTGTTTTGTTTGGATGTGAAGTTGGTTTTTCGTTTCCGAAGGTGGCCATTCAGCTCAATGTGTTCAGTGGAATTTTCTTAAGACTCATTAAAACGATTATAGCTCCATTAATTTTTTCTACTCTGGTCGTTGGTATTGCAGCGCACTCCAACCTCAAGCAAGTCGGACGTATGGGCGTGAAAGCCCTTCTCTATTTTGAGGTTGTTACCACGCTTGCTCTTTTTATCGGGTTGGCCGCTATCAACCTTACGAAGGCAGGTGAAGGTGCTCACATTGAAATTCAACAGGCACAGGAGCAGAAAGCAGAGAGCCTGCTGGCACAGAAAAAATCACATGACGTTGTACTCGATATTTTCCCCGAGAACATTGCAAAAGCCGTTGCTGAAGGCCAGGTGCTTCAGGTTGTTGTTTTCAGTATTTTCTTTGCTGTGGCGCTGGCCATGTTGAGCGAAGAGAAGAGAAAGCCGATGCTTCAATTTGCGGAGGGCCTTTCAGACGTAATGTTCAAATTCACAAACATAGTCATGTACTTTGCTCCGTTGGCGGCAGGCGGAGCGTTGGCATATTCTATTGCTTCTTTTGGATTCGATGTGCTGAAGAACCTGATCATGCTGGTGGCTACACTTTATGCTGCACTCTTCGTCTTCATTTTGGTCGTGCTGATCCCAATCGGATTGATCATCAAATTGAACTTTAAGAAATTCATCGCAGCCATTACTGAGCCTGTGACCATCGCGTTTTCTACAGCAACCAGTGAGTCTGCTTTGCCGAAAGCCATGGAGAATCTCGAAAAGATGGGAATACCCCGCAAGATTGTTTCGTTTGTATTACCTACCGGCTACAGTTTTAACCTCGATGGAAGCACACTTTACCTTTCACTCGCTTCTGTTTTTGTTGCTCAAATGGCAGGTGTTGACCTTTCACTGATAGATCAGATCAAAATGGTATTCATTCTCATGCTTACCAGCAAGGGTGTGGCAGGTGTGCGTGGCGCTACTTTCCTGATCCTGGTGGCGACTGTTGCTGATCTTGGCATTGATCCACACAAAGCTTTCGTGATCCTTGGTGTCGATGCAATTATGGATATGGCTCGCACAGGAACAAACGTACTTGGCAACTGCCTGGCTACTGTTGTCGTTGCCAAGTGGGAAGGCGAGTACAAAGACTAA
- a CDS encoding ABC transporter ATP-binding protein, whose protein sequence is MSNYLLETRDLHYKFSSAETVLNSISLQVEERSIYGFLGPNGAGKTTTLKLILGLLKKQQGSISIFGKSLEQNRTDFLSKIGSLIESPSLYGHLTARENLEVFRKIYRSPHERIDAVLKLVALENTGKKKAGQFSLGMKQRLGIALALLHSPSLLILDEPTNGLDPNSIIEMRELLKKLNQELGITILISSHLLAEIEKLVTHVGVINKGSVAFQGTLEELKSHQQKLSYTVFSTNNNTRAAEIMKTHDLAAMIESDKILMPVSSREKIAIVNQQLVSNGIDVYEISTVKNDLETIFMNLINN, encoded by the coding sequence ATGAGCAACTATCTACTTGAAACAAGAGACTTGCACTACAAATTCTCTTCAGCAGAAACTGTTTTGAATTCGATAAGCCTGCAAGTGGAAGAACGGAGCATCTACGGTTTCCTCGGACCAAATGGCGCTGGTAAAACAACAACGCTGAAACTCATCCTGGGTTTGCTGAAGAAACAACAAGGTTCGATCTCTATTTTTGGAAAATCACTGGAGCAGAACCGCACCGATTTTCTCAGCAAAATAGGGTCGCTCATTGAAAGCCCGTCTTTGTATGGTCATTTAACCGCCCGCGAAAACCTGGAAGTCTTTCGTAAAATCTATCGCAGTCCACACGAAAGAATTGATGCCGTACTTAAACTGGTGGCCCTCGAAAATACAGGTAAGAAAAAAGCGGGCCAGTTTTCATTGGGCATGAAACAGCGTTTAGGAATTGCCCTGGCACTGCTTCATAGTCCGTCTTTATTAATATTGGATGAACCGACAAACGGGCTTGATCCCAACAGTATCATAGAAATGCGGGAGTTGTTGAAAAAACTAAACCAGGAGTTGGGGATCACGATTCTCATTTCAAGTCACCTCCTCGCTGAAATCGAAAAACTGGTAACTCATGTGGGGGTGATCAATAAAGGAAGTGTTGCATTCCAGGGAACACTGGAGGAATTGAAATCCCACCAGCAAAAATTATCCTACACGGTCTTCTCAACCAACAACAATACAAGGGCTGCAGAAATTATGAAGACACATGACCTTGCAGCGATGATTGAAAGCGATAAAATTTTGATGCCGGTTTCTTCAAGAGAAAAAATCGCCATAGTGAATCAGCAATTGGTTTCCAACGGAATTGATGTCTATGAGATCAGCACCGTGAAAAATGATCTTGAAACGATATTCATGAACCTAATCAACAACTAA
- a CDS encoding RNA polymerase sigma-70 factor — MGQEDHFLNINKGEENLHAGHVIDVEALIRKTFEEDAHSGMEMIFRHYYGVLCSHAVRYVSSKALAEDIVSDILFEFQSKGLNSTITTSYRAYLFTSVRNRAYDILKKEMRHGNTVIENAMSVAAQHSEQPDSITQFEELHHLIESTINAMPLKRKQVYLMHRFEGKKSREIADELKLSQRTIEAHIHKAIWQVQAALKQHWLWTFIIFLNI; from the coding sequence ATGGGCCAGGAAGATCATTTTTTAAATATCAACAAGGGTGAAGAAAATCTTCATGCCGGGCATGTCATTGACGTGGAGGCATTGATTCGCAAAACCTTTGAAGAAGACGCACACTCAGGGATGGAAATGATTTTCCGTCACTATTATGGAGTGTTGTGCAGCCACGCAGTTCGCTATGTTTCTTCCAAAGCGCTCGCAGAAGATATTGTTTCCGACATATTATTTGAGTTTCAGTCGAAGGGCCTTAACAGTACTATCACCACTTCCTACAGAGCATACCTTTTCACTTCCGTGCGGAACAGAGCGTATGACATTCTGAAGAAAGAAATGCGGCATGGGAATACTGTGATTGAAAATGCAATGTCCGTAGCGGCTCAGCATTCCGAGCAACCGGATTCCATCACTCAGTTCGAAGAGCTTCATCATCTCATCGAAAGCACGATCAATGCAATGCCATTGAAGCGGAAGCAGGTATATCTCATGCACCGGTTTGAAGGTAAGAAGAGCAGGGAAATTGCAGATGAGCTGAAACTTTCCCAGCGCACGATTGAAGCGCATATTCATAAAGCAATCTGGCAGGTGCAAGCGGCACTTAAACAACATTGGCTCTGGACATTTATTATTTTTTTAAACATATAA
- a CDS encoding SusC/RagA family TonB-linked outer membrane protein — protein sequence MTAKAQQMKSDPSEKVKERKLKEVLNELKDYYSIDILFFDRYIDFNIPSDVVRWDKTIEQNLEEILKSTNLEYKKTKKGGFVISPKKLTQVELNESQLITQPQNPIVTTEGSNQTQIKSVVIPGAILVTGIVRDEAAQPLPGANVVEKGTTNGVVTDASGKYSITVQENATLVFSFIGYVSSEEAVASRSVIDISLKFDVQALSEVVVYGYGEMRRSDMTSAQSSISSKDISRTINTTLDQAIQGRAPGVYVTQNTGAPGGGVSVNIRGVNSINGSNEPLYVIDGVQIQGSTSITGTNALASLNPSDIESLEILQGPNATAIYGSRATNGVVLITTKRGKSGDMKITYNYSYSLQDRPKNLDVMNLQQYAQMYLNYKNATGDLAGIRDDFRDPSLLGKGTDWQTALFQQAAMQKQQISFSGGTDKSSYYLSGERMTQEGIGLGSGFNRTSVRLNVDNKPRTWLSIGTNVMVSQTDQKLGTMGTGTTNLWNNLILNAVQLGPDIPVRNIDGTYGAGNPAISTAQQYTPPNPVGLANLVTNQQTTRTLIGGTSVGIKVIKGLELRSNLNANIGYTNSTVFYPTYQFSTYQFNNTAVLQNQTNFNTYWLWNQMATYTNDFGKHHINAMVTHEAQASTYKNLMGQRQNFPTNNILDLNVGDPATAANGGGQGSWAMESYLGRINYNYDNRYIVTAAYRADGSVNFAPANKWGYFPSISAAYRISNEKFFDVPKINDLRLRFETGITGNQGNGGAIYGTLNAGPSQWGTSFSPGIYPNPNFKWEQTKTNNFGLTLGLFNGRIQLDADYYIKNTDNLILQSTLPWYLGTSGASAIQPPVVNIGSLQNKGWSFSVTTVNMNSGAFKWTSNFNISGFNTKIQSLTTGSGQIDRILGQPKGNEPFIERSVVGQAPWQFVGNIQQGVFQNLNDVINSPRPVDSNGNQQPVAVNSIWVGDGKYQDVSGDGKIDDKDLTFIGNPWPKWFGGFTNNFSYKGIELSVMITASYGNKIYNLTRDEETNPNNINLGRNMFTSVLNYANVQNDADGNPYLTNPNTVVPRIQSSKGLNNNFDRYTSTYVEDGSYARLKNVTLSYNLPASLIGKQKVIRGVRVAVSAQNLLTITNYKGYDPEVGAYVGNSYSGDAMVGVDYGRYPLTKVYSFSLGVEF from the coding sequence ATGACGGCAAAAGCACAACAGATGAAAAGCGATCCTTCGGAAAAAGTAAAGGAGCGAAAACTAAAAGAAGTTTTAAATGAATTGAAGGATTACTACAGTATTGACATTCTCTTCTTTGATCGCTACATCGACTTTAATATTCCATCAGATGTAGTTCGTTGGGATAAGACAATCGAGCAGAACCTGGAAGAGATTTTAAAGTCAACCAACCTTGAATATAAAAAAACCAAGAAGGGCGGATTTGTAATCTCTCCTAAAAAACTCACGCAAGTTGAGCTAAACGAAAGTCAGTTAATTACACAACCACAAAATCCGATTGTAACTACAGAAGGATCGAACCAGACGCAAATCAAGAGCGTAGTGATACCTGGCGCTATTTTAGTAACTGGAATTGTCAGGGATGAAGCAGCGCAGCCATTGCCCGGTGCAAATGTGGTTGAGAAAGGAACGACCAATGGTGTCGTAACGGATGCTTCAGGTAAGTATTCAATCACCGTTCAAGAGAATGCAACACTGGTTTTTTCATTTATAGGATACGTCTCATCTGAGGAAGCAGTCGCGAGCAGATCGGTGATAGACATTTCGTTAAAATTTGATGTTCAGGCTTTATCTGAAGTGGTCGTTTACGGTTATGGAGAGATGAGACGCTCGGACATGACCAGCGCTCAATCTTCGATTTCTTCAAAGGACATCAGCCGTACAATAAACACCACACTTGATCAGGCGATTCAGGGAAGAGCTCCGGGAGTTTATGTAACACAAAATACAGGAGCGCCCGGTGGAGGTGTTTCGGTGAACATTCGCGGAGTGAACTCAATCAACGGCTCGAATGAACCATTGTATGTTATTGATGGTGTCCAGATTCAGGGCTCCACATCGATCACGGGTACTAATGCATTGGCAAGCCTGAACCCTTCAGATATAGAAAGCCTGGAGATTCTTCAGGGACCTAATGCAACGGCTATCTATGGATCACGCGCCACGAACGGAGTTGTGTTGATCACCACCAAACGCGGCAAGTCAGGTGATATGAAAATCACTTACAACTATTCTTACAGCCTTCAGGATCGACCTAAAAATCTTGACGTGATGAACCTGCAGCAATATGCGCAGATGTATCTCAATTATAAGAATGCAACTGGTGACCTGGCCGGTATCCGCGATGACTTCCGTGATCCTTCTCTTCTGGGAAAAGGAACGGATTGGCAGACAGCATTATTCCAGCAGGCAGCAATGCAAAAACAGCAGATCAGCTTTAGCGGAGGTACAGATAAAAGTTCTTACTACCTGTCGGGCGAACGAATGACTCAAGAGGGAATTGGTTTGGGCTCCGGCTTTAACCGCACATCGGTTCGTCTGAATGTAGATAACAAACCACGTACATGGCTTTCCATTGGTACGAATGTCATGGTTTCTCAAACTGATCAAAAATTGGGGACCATGGGAACCGGAACAACCAACTTGTGGAATAACCTCATTCTTAACGCAGTTCAACTTGGCCCGGATATTCCGGTGAGAAATATTGATGGTACTTACGGTGCTGGTAATCCTGCGATCAGTACTGCCCAGCAGTATACACCACCCAATCCGGTGGGACTCGCTAACCTTGTTACGAATCAACAGACAACAAGAACATTGATTGGAGGAACGAGTGTGGGTATAAAAGTGATCAAAGGCCTTGAGCTTCGTTCAAACCTTAATGCAAATATCGGTTACACCAATTCTACTGTATTCTATCCCACTTATCAATTCAGTACATATCAGTTCAACAATACGGCTGTGCTCCAGAACCAAACCAACTTCAATACTTACTGGTTATGGAATCAGATGGCAACGTACACGAATGATTTCGGGAAGCACCACATCAATGCAATGGTGACGCATGAAGCACAAGCGTCTACTTATAAAAACCTGATGGGGCAGAGGCAGAATTTTCCGACCAACAATATTCTGGATCTCAATGTAGGTGACCCCGCCACAGCAGCGAATGGCGGAGGTCAGGGTTCCTGGGCGATGGAATCGTACCTGGGCCGCATCAATTATAATTATGACAACCGTTATATCGTTACTGCTGCTTATCGTGCAGATGGTTCTGTGAATTTTGCTCCTGCAAACAAATGGGGATACTTCCCTTCGATATCGGCAGCTTATCGGATCTCCAATGAAAAGTTTTTCGATGTTCCGAAGATCAATGATTTGAGATTACGTTTTGAGACGGGGATAACCGGTAACCAGGGAAATGGAGGAGCTATCTATGGCACACTGAATGCCGGGCCATCGCAGTGGGGGACAAGTTTTTCTCCAGGAATATATCCAAACCCGAATTTCAAATGGGAGCAAACCAAGACTAATAATTTCGGGTTGACACTCGGACTTTTCAATGGCAGAATTCAATTGGATGCCGACTATTACATCAAGAATACTGACAACCTGATTCTGCAAAGCACGCTGCCGTGGTACCTGGGAACATCGGGAGCTTCGGCAATACAACCTCCTGTTGTTAACATCGGCTCACTTCAAAATAAAGGCTGGAGTTTTTCAGTTACTACCGTGAACATGAATTCCGGTGCTTTCAAGTGGACTTCCAACTTTAACATCTCCGGGTTTAATACAAAAATACAAAGCCTCACTACCGGCTCCGGCCAGATTGATCGCATCCTCGGCCAACCAAAAGGCAACGAACCTTTCATAGAGCGTTCAGTTGTTGGTCAGGCACCATGGCAGTTTGTGGGAAATATTCAGCAAGGAGTTTTTCAAAACCTGAATGATGTGATCAACAGCCCGCGCCCTGTAGATAGCAATGGAAATCAACAGCCTGTAGCTGTAAACAGCATATGGGTAGGAGACGGAAAATACCAAGACGTTAGCGGAGATGGAAAAATTGATGACAAAGATTTAACCTTCATCGGCAACCCGTGGCCAAAATGGTTCGGAGGTTTTACCAACAATTTCTCTTACAAGGGAATCGAGTTGAGTGTTATGATCACAGCCAGTTATGGCAACAAGATCTACAACTTAACCAGGGACGAGGAGACCAATCCAAACAATATTAACCTTGGGCGTAACATGTTTACATCAGTCCTTAATTACGCAAACGTGCAGAACGATGCAGACGGCAACCCTTACCTGACCAATCCCAATACGGTCGTGCCCAGAATACAAAGCAGCAAAGGACTTAACAACAACTTCGATCGCTATACCAGTACCTATGTTGAGGATGGATCGTATGCGCGGTTGAAGAATGTAACGCTTAGCTACAACCTCCCGGCTTCACTGATTGGCAAACAGAAAGTGATACGAGGTGTAAGAGTAGCAGTCAGTGCTCAGAATTTATTGACGATCACAAACTACAAGGGATATGATCCGGAAGTAGGAGCGTACGTGGGTAATTCCTATTCGGGCGATGCGATGGTTGGAGTGGATTATGGACGTTATCCGCTCACGAAAGTTTATTCATTCAGTCTTGGCGTTGAATTTTAA